In Actinomycetota bacterium, the DNA window ACATTTTTTTATTCCTTTATAAAGTGCTCTCTCTGTAATATCCATTATTTCTTTTGCCTCTTTGGATATCTCACCAACACCAACTGTTATAGCTACATCTCCGTAGTATCCTTGAAACTTTACACCAACATCAACTCCAATAATATCACCTTCTTTAAGCCTCCTATTATTAGGGATCCCATGAACTACGCACTCATTGATACTTACGCATATGGTCGCTGGATATCCTCTATAACCAAGAAATGCTGGAGTAGCACCTCGTTCTATAATAAAATTATGAGCAAGCTTATCCAGCTGTATTGTAGTTACTCCTGGTTGTATATGCCTCCTAAGCATCTTAAGTGTTTCTTCAACTATTTCACAAGATTTTTTAATTTTTTCAATTTCAAGGGTAGATTTAATCTTTATCAAATATATCCTCCAAAATTATTTTTATATTCTCAAAAATATTTTCAACAATATCCTCTCCATCCACTTCAATAACTAAATCTTTTTTATAATAAGGTTGTATTGATAACTCTGTCTGTTCCTTATAAACCTTAAATCTATTTCTTACAGTTTGCATATTATCATCATCTCTTATTATTAGCTTACCATTACAAACAGGACATTTAGATGTTTTTAAATTTGAACTTTGTTGATAAATATTAAAATTTTTGTTACAACTACTACAAACTCTTCTTCCCAATAGACGTTTTGTCAATTCCTCCTCAGATACAATCATATTAATAACTAAATCTATTGGTCTTCCTGTCTCTTTTAATATATTGGACAGAAGCTCAACCTGCTTGAGATTTCTTGGAAAACCATCCAAAATAAAACCTGCTTTGCAGTCTTCTTTTTTAATCCTCTCTTTTAATATCTTGACCACTAATTCATCTGGGACTAAATCTCCGTTTGACATAAACTTTTGAGCTTTTTTTCCCAAACATGTCTTTTCTTTTATCGCTTCTCTTAACATATCTCCAGTTGAGATATGTGGTATATAAAAATATTTGCTAATTTTCTTAGCTTGTGTTCCCTTACCTGACCCAGGTGGACCAAAAATTATTAGATTCATATTATCTATAAAAATAAATTTTATTTTAAAAAGGCCTCATAGTTTCTCATAATCAGTTGGGCTTCAAGCTGTTTCATAAACTCTAAAGCAACACCAACTGCAATCAAAATAGAAGTTCCTCCAAAATAAAATGGTGCATTAAAGTACGCCCAAAGAGCAGTTGGTAATAGTGCAACTATGGCTAAAAATATTGCTCCAGGTAGATTTACCCTGTTTAATATATTCTTTAAGTAATTTACAGTTGATTTACCAGGTCTTATTCCGGGAATAAAACCTCCATATTTCCTAAAATTGTCTGCCATATCCTTAGGAGAAAATGCTATTGCAGCATAGAAATACGTAAATCCCAAAATTAATAAGGCATACAAAGTAAGATACCATGGTTTTATTTCTCCTCTTGCAGCTGGAGGACCAATGATACTTGCGAGTTTTTGAACCCAGGGAACTTGTATATATTGTGCTATAGTTGCTGGGAAAGCCAATAGTGAAGAAGCAAATATTACCGGAATAACTCCAGCCTGATTAACCTTTATGGGAATATATGTTCCCCTTCCACCATAAACTCTTCTTCCCCTTATCTGTTTTGCATATTGTATAGGTATTTTTCTCTCACCCTGTTGAATTACAATAATAAATATTATCACAGCTATTGCAATTAATAGCACAATAGCAATGATATAAATCTCATTTGGCCACCATTGATTAACTGAATTAATTATGTAGCTCGGAAAACTTGAAATAATATTTGCGAAAATGATAAGGCTCATTCCATTCCCAATTCCCTTTTGAGTTATTAACTCACCTATCCACATTATTAAAGCAGTTCCTGTTGTTAAAGTGATTACCACTACAAATAACATAGGCCAAGTTTCACCTACAATAACCCCGAGTCCTTTAAAATAAAAGAACATAGCTACAGATTGAAATATAGCTAATCCTATTGTTATATATCTTGCTATCTGATTTATCTTTCTACGACCTGTCTCTCCCTCTTTAGCAATTTTTTCTAATTTTGGAAAAATTATCTGAAGTAACTGTAAAATAATTGTCGCAGTAATATATGGCATTATACCTAAAGAAAAGACTGCAAAATTTGATAAAGCACCGCCTGAGAAAAGGTCAAGCATCCCAAAAATTCCCCCCTCAAAAACTTTCTCAATCCCTTCTAATCTAACGCCTGGAACAGAGATGTTTGCTCCAAATCTATAAATAGCCAAAATTGCCATTGTAAAAAGAAGCTTTTTTCTTAAATCAGGTATCCTGAAAGCATCACGTAGCGCTCTAAACATTTAGTACCTCAACTTTCCCTTCTTTATTTTCTATTTTCTCTTTTGCACTTTTCGAAAAAGCTTGAGCTTTAACTGTTAATTTCTTATCTAAATTTCCATTTCCTAATATCTTTACTGGTCTATCTAATTTCTTTATGAGTCCTTCTTTGTAAAGCAACTTATTTGTAATTGTTTGCCCATTCTTAAATAAATTTAAAGACTCAACATTTACTATTTGATAAACCATTCCATGAAGACTTCTATTTCCATATCCTCTCAGTTTCGGGATCCTTCTATGTAGTGGCATCTGTCCACCTTCAAACCCAGGTTTAATACTTGATCCAGATCTTGCTTTTTGTCCCTTATGGCCTCTTCCTGAGGTCTTTCCGTGACCAGAGCCTTCCCCTCTTCCAACTCTCTTTCTTTTTTTAGTTGATTTAAGAGATGATTTTAAATTATGAATTCTCATTACCTTTTTCCTTTAAAACTTATATTTACATACAAGAATGATATTTTATTCATTTTTATTTTTAATTTTACTTTCTTTTGACCCTTCCGAGCTTGAAAAAAAGTCCTTTAAGCTTTTTCCTCTTAATTTAGCTATTTGAGATGGTGATTTTATTCTTTTTAGTCCATCTTCCGTTGCTCTCACAACATTAATTACATTTGGACTTCCCAAAGATTTTGTAAGAACATTCTTTATTCCAGCAAGTTCCATTATCATCCTAACAGCTCCTCCTGCTTTAATACCTGTACCCGGAGCGGCTGGTTTAATTAATACCTTACTTGATCCGTGTCTACCAATTATATGATGTGGTAATGTTTTATCTCCAACTAATGGTACCTCGAAAACTTCTTTTTTAGCAATTGAAATGGCCTTTGAAATAGCCATTGGAACTTCTTTTGCTTTTCCAAAACCTATCCCCATGTGACCATCCCCGTCTCCAACAACTACAAGGGCAGAAAAACTAAATCTTCTTCCACCTTTTACAACTTTAGCAACTCTATTTATACTTATTACCTTTTCTTCAAACTCTACCTCTTGCTCTTCATTTTTTATTGAAATTTCTTGTCGTTGACTTTCTGTCAATATTTACCTCCTATAATTCTAAAAAGATAGTCCAGCTTCTCTCGCACTATCAGCTAAGGCTTTTACTCTACCATGAAATTTGTATCCACCCCTATCAAATACAATTTCTTTGATACGCTTTCTCTTGGCTATTTTTCCAATCTCATTGCCTACTAAATAAGCAATTTCAACCTTATTTTTACCTTCTTTTTCTTTAAGTTTCA includes these proteins:
- the secY gene encoding preprotein translocase subunit SecY translates to MFRALRDAFRIPDLRKKLLFTMAILAIYRFGANISVPGVRLEGIEKVFEGGIFGMLDLFSGGALSNFAVFSLGIMPYITATIILQLLQIIFPKLEKIAKEGETGRRKINQIARYITIGLAIFQSVAMFFYFKGLGVIVGETWPMLFVVVITLTTGTALIMWIGELITQKGIGNGMSLIIFANIISSFPSYIINSVNQWWPNEIYIIAIVLLIAIAVIIFIIVIQQGERKIPIQYAKQIRGRRVYGGRGTYIPIKVNQAGVIPVIFASSLLAFPATIAQYIQVPWVQKLASIIGPPAARGEIKPWYLTLYALLILGFTYFYAAIAFSPKDMADNFRKYGGFIPGIRPGKSTVNYLKNILNRVNLPGAIFLAIVALLPTALWAYFNAPFYFGGTSILIAVGVALEFMKQLEAQLIMRNYEAFLK
- the rplR gene encoding 50S ribosomal protein L18, translated to MVKSKKVLDREKRHKRVRVKVFGTKERPRLSVFRSNKEIYTQLMDDTRGHTLCSYSSLKLKEKEGKNKVEIAYLVGNEIGKIAKRKRIKEIVFDRGGYKFHGRVKALADSAREAGLSF
- the rplO gene encoding 50S ribosomal protein L15; protein product: MRIHNLKSSLKSTKKRKRVGRGEGSGHGKTSGRGHKGQKARSGSSIKPGFEGGQMPLHRRIPKLRGYGNRSLHGMVYQIVNVESLNLFKNGQTITNKLLYKEGLIKKLDRPVKILGNGNLDKKLTVKAQAFSKSAKEKIENKEGKVEVLNV
- a CDS encoding adenylate kinase; the protein is MNLIIFGPPGSGKGTQAKKISKYFYIPHISTGDMLREAIKEKTCLGKKAQKFMSNGDLVPDELVVKILKERIKKEDCKAGFILDGFPRNLKQVELLSNILKETGRPIDLVINMIVSEEELTKRLLGRRVCSSCNKNFNIYQQSSNLKTSKCPVCNGKLIIRDDDNMQTVRNRFKVYKEQTELSIQPYYKKDLVIEVDGEDIVENIFENIKIILEDIFDKD
- the rpsE gene encoding 30S ribosomal protein S5; its protein translation is MKNEEQEVEFEEKVISINRVAKVVKGGRRFSFSALVVVGDGDGHMGIGFGKAKEVPMAISKAISIAKKEVFEVPLVGDKTLPHHIIGRHGSSKVLIKPAAPGTGIKAGGAVRMIMELAGIKNVLTKSLGSPNVINVVRATEDGLKRIKSPSQIAKLRGKSLKDFFSSSEGSKESKIKNKNE
- the map gene encoding type I methionyl aminopeptidase, producing the protein MIKIKSTLEIEKIKKSCEIVEETLKMLRRHIQPGVTTIQLDKLAHNFIIERGATPAFLGYRGYPATICVSINECVVHGIPNNRRLKEGDIIGVDVGVKFQGYYGDVAITVGVGEISKEAKEIMDITERALYKGIKKC